A stretch of DNA from Acidovorax carolinensis:
CATTGCGGCCATCACCGCGTTCTTTGGCCTCTCCAACCGCATGGCCAGCTTTGCCGGCATGCAGCCCAACCCCGAGTTCTATCTGATGGGCCGCTTGCCCAAAGCCAAAAAGCCCACCGAATAACTATGATTTTGATAGCTTATAGCGCTTGTCAGTAAAGCGCTAAAGGGCTATTTTATTCAAAATCACCCGCTGGCCAGTGCCCGCATCCAGTCGGGCAGCGACACTGCTTTTTGCTGCGGAAAATCCACCCAGATGGTGGTGGCGCCACCGGCGGCGCAAATCACGCCGGGCTGGTCTGCGCGTTCCATCGTGCCCCAGGTTTCGAACGTGGTGCGCGCCGGGTCGCTGACATACAGTTTGAGCAGCACATCCGCCGGAAATTCGAGCTGGCGGTAGAAGTTGCAAAAAGCATTCACGATCACCGGCCCCTGGCCTTTCGGGTCCGGGTTGCAGCCCACCGACACCATCCATTCGATGCGCGCCGTTTCCAGGTAGCGAAAGTACACGGTGTTGTTCACATGGCCCATGGCGTCCATGTCGCCCCAGCGCACGGGAAAGCGCATTTCGTAAACCAGCTTCTTGACCTCGGGGATTTCGATCTTCATCGGTGTGCCTTGATGGATGCCAGGATGCCCAGGGTGAACAGCACACTGGCCGCCCACTGCGCTGGAGCCGGCAAGTGGCCGTCCCAGGCAAACGAATAGACCAGTGCAAACAGCGTCTCGCTCACGATGAGCTGCCCGCACAGGCTGGCCGAAAGCCGCTGGCTGGCGATGTTCCACAAAATCGTGGCCAACCAGCTCGACCCGAAGCCGATGGCCAGGCAAAGCAGCAGAAAAAAGACGATGCCCGGCATGGCGGCCAGCTCGGCGGCTGGGGTGCCCGCCAGCAGCCACAGCACCAGCCCTCCCAGGCCCGTGGCCACGCCCAGCCAGTTGGCCCATTCGGTGGCGCGCACTTCGGGGTGGCGCTTGAGCCAGGCTGCATTGAACAGCGCAAAAGCCGTCCAGCTCACCAGCGCCCCGCAGGCCAAGGCCAGGCCGCGCCAGAAATGCAGGCCCTGGCCTGCACTAACTTGCCCGGCCGACGGCACATCGGCCATCAGCAGCAGCCCCGCCACCGTGAGCACCAGGCCGGGCAGCAATGCGGCCCAGCGCAGCCCCCGGGGCTTGCCCAGCAGCATCACCCACACCGGGATGGTGCCGATGATGAGTGCCGGCATCGCCACGCCCATGTCGCGGATGGCCAGCACCAGCAGCAGGTAATAGCCGGTAAAGCCCAGCAGGCTCAGCAGCAGTGCAGCGAGAAACTGGCGCAGTGTGGGCAGGCGGCGGGTGTGCAGGCCCCAGGCCATCATGCCCAGCGCGACCAGCCCGTAGGTGATGAACCGCCCGGCCGTCACATCCATGGCTGCAAAGCCACTGGCCATGCGGGGTGCCACAAACGACAACCCCCACAGCGCACCAGACGCCAGCCCCGCCAGAATGCCGGCGCTGGTGCCTGCGGTGTAGCGGGGGGTGGTGCCCGCCTGCACCTCAGATCGCAAAGCCGTCGTCGGCGGCGATCACGGCGCCATTGACAAAATGGCTCTGGTCACTGGCCAGCATCACGATGAGCGCATCCAGGTCCTGCGGCTGCCCCACGCGCTTGCGCGGCAGCATGGCAATGAGTTTTTGGCCCTGCTCGGTGTCCCAATGGTGGTGGTTGATCTCGGTGTCGATGTAGCCGGGGCAGATGGCGTTGACGTTGATGCCGAACCGCCCCCACTCCAGCGCCATGGCGCGGGTCATCTGCACCACGGCGGCCTTGCTCATGCAGTAGGCGCCGATCTGCGGCAGCACCTTGAGCCCGGCCATCGAGGCGATGTTGATGATGCGCCCGCCCGTGAAACTGCCCGGCGCCGCGCCACGCGAGCGCGCCAGCATGCGCTTGCCCACCTCCTGCGCCACAAAGAACGCCCCCTTGACGTTGGTGTCGAAGATGAAGTCGTAGTCCTCCAGCGTCACGTCCTGGATGCGCTGCGTGGTGCTCACACCCGAGTTGTTGACCAGGATGTCGATGGAGCCCATTTCCGTCTCGGCGTGGGCGACGGCGGCCTTGATGGAATCGAGGTCGGTCACATCGAGTTCGACCACATGGGCATCGCCCCCTTCGCCCTCGATGCGGGCCCGCAATTCCTTGAGCTTTTCCAGCCGGCGGCTGGCCAGCACCACACCGGCGCCGGCGCGGGCCAGGGTGCGTGCAAACTGAGCCCCCAGACCGCTGGAAGCGCCCGTCACCAGGGCCACGCGGCCGGACAAATCGATGCTGTAAGCCATTAAGAGCCTCTTCAGAAATCAGAAATACAACGAAAACATTGAACGGAAACACCCGCTCGATTGTGCGTATTCGCATGAATACAATCAGTCGCCAGTCAGACAGTACGTTACCGACCAGTCTGCAAAAGATTCATTCATTATCAAACGCCCGACGAGACGCCCATGACAAACCAAGAAATCCTCGCCCAATACGGTCCACGCGAAGCCATGGAATATGACGTGGTCGTGGTGGGCGGTGGCCCTGCCGGCCTGTCCACCGCCATCCGGCTCAAGCAACTGGCCGCCGAAAAAGGGCAGGACGTGTCGGTCGTGGTGCTTGAAAAAGGCTCCGAGCCCGGCGCGCACATCCTCTCGGGCGCCATCATGGACCCCAAGGCGCTGACCGAGCTGATCCCCAACTGGAAAGAACTCGGCGCCCCGCTGAACCAGCCCGTCACCGACGATGCCATGGTGTTCCTGGGCGAGAAATCGTCGTTTCGCACACCCAACTTCCTGCTGCCAGGCTGCTTTCAGAACCACGGCAACTACATCGTCAGCCTGGGCAACGTCACGCGCTGGCTGGCGCAGCAGGCCGAGAACCTGGGCGTGGAAATCTTCCCCGGCTTTGCCGCCGCCGAAGTCCTCTACAACGACAACGGCAGCGTCAAGGGCGTGGCCACCGGCAACTTGGGCGTGAGCAAGGAAGGCGAGCCCACGGGCGACTTCCAGCTCGGCATGGAGCTGCACGCCAAGTACACCATCTTTGCCGAAGGCGCGCGCGGCCATCTGGGCAAGCAGGTCATCGCCCGCTTCAAGCTCGATGCAGAAAGCGACCCGCAGACCTACGGCCTGGGCATCAAGGAACTGTGGGAAATCGACCCCGCCCGCCACCAGCCCGGCTTCGTGCTGCACACCGCCGGCTGGCCCATGGACAACAACACCTACGGCGGCGCCTTCCTGTACCACATGGAAGACAACAAGGTCACGCTGGGCTTCATCACGGGCTTGGACTACGCCAACCCGTACCTCAGCCCGTTCGAGGAATTCCAGCGCTGGAAGACGCACGCCAACATCCGCTACTACCTGGAAGGCGACGAATCCAAGGGCATCAAGCCGGCCAAGCGCATCAGCTACGGCGCCCGCGCCATCACGGCCGGCGGCCTGATGAGCCTGCCCAAGACCGTGTTCCCGGGCGGCGCGCTGGTGGGCTGCGATGCGGGTTACCTCAACGTCAGCCGCATCAAGGGCAGCCATGCCGCCATCAAGACCGGCATGCTGGCCGCCGAGGCCGCCTATGAAGCCATCACCGGCGGACGCCAGCACGACGAACTCACCGCCTACCCCAAGGCGTTCGAAGCAAGCTGGCTCTACACCGAGCTGAACAAGGCACGCAACTTCAAGGCCTGGTTCAAGAAGGGCCTGACCGTGGCCACGGTGATGAACGGTATCGAGCAGTTCGCGCTCAAGGGCCACATCCCATGGACGCTGCACCGCGACAAGCCCGACCACGCCTATCTGAAGCCCGCCGCCGAGTGCAAGCCCATCGTTTATCCCAAGCCCGATGGCAAGATCACCTTCGACCGCCTCTCCAGCGTGTTCGTGAGCAACACCAACCACGCCGAAAACCAGCCAGCGCACCTGACGCTGAAAGACGCCAGCGTGCCGGTGAACATCAACCTGGCCAAATACGCCGGCCCCGAGTCCCGCTATTGCCCGGCCGGCGTGTACGAGTTCGTGCCCGATACGGCCAAGGGCGGCGATGCCCAGCGCCTGCAGATCAACGCGCAAAACTGCGTGCACTGCAAAACCTGCGACATCAAGGACCCGACGCAAAACATTGTCTGGGTCACACCCGAAGGCGGCGGCGGCCCCAACTACTCGGGCATGTAAAAACCATAGCGCCTTGCGCATGAAGGGCCTGCGCTGCAGGCCTTTTTTGTTGATATTTCAACCACAACCCTGCTGAAAACCCGACCCCGCCACGGGGAGGCTTGCTTCACCCGGCGTGGCAATGTTTCGCCGCAGTAAACTTGCCCGTCGGCCCCGCGCCTGCGTGTGCAGGTCGGCCCGATCCATCCCAAAACCAGAAAGACCGCGCAGATGAACATGAAGCAATTGCCCTGGATGTCCCTGGGTGCCCTCGCCTTGGCCGTGGCCGGCGTGACCCCCGCCATTGCCCAGCAAAAATCCGTGGCAGTGACCGCCATCGTCGAACACCCCGCCCTCGACTCCGTGCGCGACGGCGTGCAGGCAGCGTTGAAGGAAGCCGGCTTTGAAGCGGGCAAGAACCTCAAGTGGCAGTACCAAAGCGCCCAGGGCAACACCGGCACGGCCGCGCAAATCGCCCGCAAGTTCGTCGGTGACAAGCCCGATGCCATCGTCGCCATCGCCACGCCCTCGGCCCAGGCCGTGATTGCCTCGACCAAGACCGTTCCCGTCGTGTTCTCGGCAGTGACCGACCCGGTGGCGGCCAAGCTGGTGAAAAACTGGGAGCCTTCGCACAACAACGTAACCGGCGTGTCCGACCTGCTGGCGCTCGACAAGCAGATGGACCTGGTCAAGCAGGTGGTGCCGGGTGCCAAGCGCGTGGGCGTGGTTTACAACCCCGGCGAGGCCAATTCGGTCGTCGTGGTCAAGCAGCTGCAGGCCCTGCTGCCCAAGCTGGGCATGACGCTGGTCGAGGCTGCAGCGCCGCGATCGGTGGACGTAAGCAGCGCCGCGCGCAGCCTGATCGGCAAGGTCGATGTGATCTACACCAGCACCGACAACAACGTGGTCTCGGCCTACGAAGCGCTGGTGAAGGTGGGCCAGGAGGCCAAGATTCCGCTGGTGGCTTCGGACACCGACAGCGTCAAGCGTGGCGCCATCGCCGCCTTTGGCATCAACTACCGCGATCTGGGCGAGCAGACCGGCCGCATGGTGGCGCGCATCCTCAAGGGCGAAAAGCCCGGCGACATCAAGCCCGAAGTCAGCACCAAGATGGAACTGTTCGTGAACCCCGGCGCGGCCGAGAAACAGGGCGTGAAGCTGTCCGACGCGCTGATCAAGTCGGCCGCGCAGGTCGTGCAATAAGCGCACACCCTGTGCAGCGCCGGGTCGTCAGGCCCGCCCCCTACTGCAGGAGCCATGCCCCGCGTGGCTCCTGCTTTGTTTTTCAATCCCTCGCCCCGCTGCCCCATGTCCTTCTTTTCCCTGCTCGGCGCCGTTGAAATCGGCCTGATCTTCAGCCTGGTGGCGCTGGGCGTGTTCATCTCGTTTCGGCTGCTGCGCTTTCCCGACCTTACGGTGGATGGCAGCTTTCCGCTGGGCGGCGCTGTCTGCGCCATCCTGATCTCCACCGGCACCAACGCCTGGCTGGCCACGCTGGCTGCCACGGCGGCAGGCGCCGTGGCCGGGCTGATTACCGGCTGGCTGAACGTCAAGCTCAAGATCATGGACCTGCTGGCCAGCATCCTGGTGATGACCGCGCTGTACTCGATCAATCTGCGCGTCATGGGCGGCCCCAATGTGCCCCTCATCAACGACCCCACGCTGTTTGTGCTGCTGCAGCCCGAAGGCATGGAAGATTTCATTGCGCGCCCGCTGATCCTGGTCGTCATCGTGCTGGCCGCCAAACTGCTCATGGACTGGTTTTTTGCCACCGAGCGGGGCCTGGCCATTCGCGCCACCGGCTCGAACGCGCGCATGGCCCGCTCCCAGGGCGTGAACACCGGCGCCATGATGCTGCTGGGTCTGGCGATTTCCAATGGTCTGGTGGGCCTGGCCGGCGCGCTGTTTGCGCAGACCCAGGGCGGCTCGGACATTTCCATGGGCATCGGCACCATCGTCATCGGTCTGGCTGCCGTGATCGTGGGCGAGAGCATCCTGCCCTCGCGCCGCCTGATTTACGCCACGCTGGCCGTGGTCATCGGCGCCATTGCCTACCGCTTCTTCATCGCGCTGGCGCTCAACAGCGACTTCATTGGCCTGAAGGCGCAAGACCTGAATCTCGTGACCGCCGTGCTGGTCGCGGTGGCGCTGGTGATTCCGCAGCTCAAGCGCAAGTTCGCCAAGCGCAAGCCGTCCTGAACCCGCGCACCGAAAGAGCCCCATGCTGAGCGCCCAACACCTCGAAATCACCTTCAACCCCGGCACGCCGATTGAAACGCGCGCCCTGCGCGGCATGTCGCTGGACATTCCGGCCGGGCAGTTTGTCACCGTCATCGGTTCCAACGGCGCCGGCAAGTCCACCTTTCTCAACGCCATCTCGGGCGACCAGTCGGTGGACAGTGGCCGCATCGCCATCGACGGCGTGGATGTCACGCGCATGCCCGTGTGGGCCCGCGCCGAGCGCGTGGCCCGCGTGTTCCAGGACCCGATGGCCGGCACCTGCGAAGACCTCACCATCGAGGAAAACATGGCGCTGGCGCAGCGCCGCGGCGCCTTCCGCAACCTGGGCCGCGCCGTCAAGGCATCGATGCGCGAAGGCTTTCGCGAACGCTTGGCCACACTGGGCCTGGGCCTGGAAAACCGCCTGAGCGACCGCATCGGCCTGCTCTCGGGTGGCCAGCGCCAGGCGGTGAGCCTGCTCATGGCGGCGCTGCAGCCGTCCCGCATCCTGCTGCTCGATGAACACACCGCCGCGCTCGACCCGCGCACGGCCGACTTCGTGCTGCGGCTGACCGAGCGCATCGTGGCCGAAAACAAGCTGACCACCATGATGGTCACGCACAGCATGCGCCAGGCGCTGGACGTGGGCGAACGCACCGTGATGCTGCACCAGGGCCAGGTGGTGCTGGATGTTTCCGGCGACGAGCGCAAGCGCCTGGATGTGCCCGACCTGCTGCACATGTTTGAAAAAGTGCGCGGCGAAAAGCTCTCGGACGACGCCCTGCTGCTGGGCTGATGCGGGCGCGGGCCGCGCCTTGTAAGTATTAATTTGATAGCTGCTTGCGCTTACTGGATAAGCGCAAGAGCCCAATTTGACTTAAGTTTCAATCCACAAACAGCGGCAGATCGGCCTTCTTCAGCGTGCGCAGCACAAAGCTGGAGCGGCTGTGGCGGATGCCCTTGATCTTGTAGAGCTTCTCGCGCAGCAGGCGCTCGTAGTCGCGCGTGTCTTTGACCACCACGCGCAACAGATAGTCGTAGTCGCCCGACACCAGATGCGCCTCGATCACCTCGGGAATGCTGGCCAGGGTTTCGCCAAATTTTTCGAGCGTATTGTCCGAGTGGCTGTCGAGCGTGACCATCACCAGCACCGTGTCCGCCAGATCAAGCGCGCGCGAATTGAGGCGCACGGTGTAGCCCTCGATCACGCCTGCCTCTTCCATCTTCTTGATGCGCCCCCAGCATGGCGAGGGGCTCAGGCCCACGGCCTGGCCAATCTCCTGCAGGCTGGCGCGGGCGTTGGCCTGCAAAACGGAGAGGATTTTTCTGTCGAGACGGTCCATGCGGCGCATTATTCCAAAAATACCACATTGGCAGAATATTTTTCTGCAAACAACCCAAAACGACGCCAATTCAGAAGATTAATCGGCCGCCCGCGCGGCATACTTTGCTGCATCAAGGCGCTCTTACCCGGGTGCACAAACTGACAAGGCCCCGGCGGGTTACCGCCCGCCCGGGGGGCTTGGCAAGCGTTCATCGCGCTCAGGGCGCCCTGCCTTTGGGCCTTGTCTCCTGCGGGACTCCCATGCGCCGCTGGTAAGCATGCTTACCAGCACAAACCCCGATGCCCGGCGCCATGTTGCAGCGCCATAATTTTTGCAGTGCGCGGCGCAGGACAGCGCCGCAACCTGCACCGCAGGCCGCACGCAACCATCCCCCTTCAGGAGACACCATGCAATTGACCAGACTCGTCGTCGGACTCGGCCTTGCCATCGGCTTCATGGCCAGCGCTGCCGCGCAGACCACCATGCGCATCAGCATCTCGACGGCGCAGAACTCGCACCAGGGCGTGGCCATCGACACCTTTGCCAAGGAAGTCGAAAAGCGCACGGGCGGCCGCTACAAGGTGCAAACCTTCTACAACGGCGCACTGGGTGGCGAGCGCGAGTCGATTGAAGCCGTGCAGCTGGGCACGCAGGAGCTGGCCTTCAGCTCCACCGGCCCCATCCCCAACTTCGTGCCCGAAACAAAAATCCTCGATGTGCCCTTCCTGTTCCGCGACAAGGCCCATGCGCGCGCCGTGCTTGACGGCCCCATCGGCCAGGAGATGCTGACCAAGTTCGACAGCAAGGGCTTCAAGGCCCTGGCCTGGGC
This window harbors:
- a CDS encoding acyl-CoA thioesterase; the protein is MKIEIPEVKKLVYEMRFPVRWGDMDAMGHVNNTVYFRYLETARIEWMVSVGCNPDPKGQGPVIVNAFCNFYRQLEFPADVLLKLYVSDPARTTFETWGTMERADQPGVICAAGGATTIWVDFPQQKAVSLPDWMRALASG
- a CDS encoding DMT family transporter, producing the protein MRSEVQAGTTPRYTAGTSAGILAGLASGALWGLSFVAPRMASGFAAMDVTAGRFITYGLVALGMMAWGLHTRRLPTLRQFLAALLLSLLGFTGYYLLLVLAIRDMGVAMPALIIGTIPVWVMLLGKPRGLRWAALLPGLVLTVAGLLLMADVPSAGQVSAGQGLHFWRGLALACGALVSWTAFALFNAAWLKRHPEVRATEWANWLGVATGLGGLVLWLLAGTPAAELAAMPGIVFFLLLCLAIGFGSSWLATILWNIASQRLSASLCGQLIVSETLFALVYSFAWDGHLPAPAQWAASVLFTLGILASIKAHR
- a CDS encoding SDR family oxidoreductase — encoded protein: MAYSIDLSGRVALVTGASSGLGAQFARTLARAGAGVVLASRRLEKLKELRARIEGEGGDAHVVELDVTDLDSIKAAVAHAETEMGSIDILVNNSGVSTTQRIQDVTLEDYDFIFDTNVKGAFFVAQEVGKRMLARSRGAAPGSFTGGRIINIASMAGLKVLPQIGAYCMSKAAVVQMTRAMALEWGRFGINVNAICPGYIDTEINHHHWDTEQGQKLIAMLPRKRVGQPQDLDALIVMLASDQSHFVNGAVIAADDGFAI
- a CDS encoding electron transfer flavoprotein-ubiquinone oxidoreductase, with translation MTNQEILAQYGPREAMEYDVVVVGGGPAGLSTAIRLKQLAAEKGQDVSVVVLEKGSEPGAHILSGAIMDPKALTELIPNWKELGAPLNQPVTDDAMVFLGEKSSFRTPNFLLPGCFQNHGNYIVSLGNVTRWLAQQAENLGVEIFPGFAAAEVLYNDNGSVKGVATGNLGVSKEGEPTGDFQLGMELHAKYTIFAEGARGHLGKQVIARFKLDAESDPQTYGLGIKELWEIDPARHQPGFVLHTAGWPMDNNTYGGAFLYHMEDNKVTLGFITGLDYANPYLSPFEEFQRWKTHANIRYYLEGDESKGIKPAKRISYGARAITAGGLMSLPKTVFPGGALVGCDAGYLNVSRIKGSHAAIKTGMLAAEAAYEAITGGRQHDELTAYPKAFEASWLYTELNKARNFKAWFKKGLTVATVMNGIEQFALKGHIPWTLHRDKPDHAYLKPAAECKPIVYPKPDGKITFDRLSSVFVSNTNHAENQPAHLTLKDASVPVNINLAKYAGPESRYCPAGVYEFVPDTAKGGDAQRLQINAQNCVHCKTCDIKDPTQNIVWVTPEGGGGPNYSGM
- a CDS encoding ABC transporter substrate-binding protein, yielding MKQLPWMSLGALALAVAGVTPAIAQQKSVAVTAIVEHPALDSVRDGVQAALKEAGFEAGKNLKWQYQSAQGNTGTAAQIARKFVGDKPDAIVAIATPSAQAVIASTKTVPVVFSAVTDPVAAKLVKNWEPSHNNVTGVSDLLALDKQMDLVKQVVPGAKRVGVVYNPGEANSVVVVKQLQALLPKLGMTLVEAAAPRSVDVSSAARSLIGKVDVIYTSTDNNVVSAYEALVKVGQEAKIPLVASDTDSVKRGAIAAFGINYRDLGEQTGRMVARILKGEKPGDIKPEVSTKMELFVNPGAAEKQGVKLSDALIKSAAQVVQ
- a CDS encoding ABC transporter permease translates to MSFFSLLGAVEIGLIFSLVALGVFISFRLLRFPDLTVDGSFPLGGAVCAILISTGTNAWLATLAATAAGAVAGLITGWLNVKLKIMDLLASILVMTALYSINLRVMGGPNVPLINDPTLFVLLQPEGMEDFIARPLILVVIVLAAKLLMDWFFATERGLAIRATGSNARMARSQGVNTGAMMLLGLAISNGLVGLAGALFAQTQGGSDISMGIGTIVIGLAAVIVGESILPSRRLIYATLAVVIGAIAYRFFIALALNSDFIGLKAQDLNLVTAVLVAVALVIPQLKRKFAKRKPS
- a CDS encoding ABC transporter ATP-binding protein, which gives rise to MLSAQHLEITFNPGTPIETRALRGMSLDIPAGQFVTVIGSNGAGKSTFLNAISGDQSVDSGRIAIDGVDVTRMPVWARAERVARVFQDPMAGTCEDLTIEENMALAQRRGAFRNLGRAVKASMREGFRERLATLGLGLENRLSDRIGLLSGGQRQAVSLLMAALQPSRILLLDEHTAALDPRTADFVLRLTERIVAENKLTTMMVTHSMRQALDVGERTVMLHQGQVVLDVSGDERKRLDVPDLLHMFEKVRGEKLSDDALLLG
- a CDS encoding Lrp/AsnC family transcriptional regulator yields the protein MDRLDRKILSVLQANARASLQEIGQAVGLSPSPCWGRIKKMEEAGVIEGYTVRLNSRALDLADTVLVMVTLDSHSDNTLEKFGETLASIPEVIEAHLVSGDYDYLLRVVVKDTRDYERLLREKLYKIKGIRHSRSSFVLRTLKKADLPLFVD